One Phoenix dactylifera cultivar Barhee BC4 chromosome 8, palm_55x_up_171113_PBpolish2nd_filt_p, whole genome shotgun sequence genomic window carries:
- the LOC103704966 gene encoding growth-regulating factor 1-like: MMSGRSSCRYPFTPSQWQELEHQALIFKYMASGIPIPSDLILPLRRSYLLDSTITSPTLGFPPQPSMSWGWNQVGFGRKADDPEPGRCRRTDGKKWRCAKEAYPDSKYCERHMHRGKNRSRKPVEMSLATTLPSSTTSSTSSTSHNPSPYPPPLSISTPDSYHLLYPYHSSSRPPGVGLSTPHFNLDAPTYTQPDKDYRYCHGMKDVDEYSFFSEASGSERESSWQFRPLGMSLLGESKKGSSALQQSAYAQCERDAEEKQQQHCFVLGADFKLERPVKAEREQEGQRPLRHFFDEWPQKSKDSWVDLEQENPNQAAAAAYSKTQLSISIPMSHHDFPVTSCRYRNDD; encoded by the exons ATGATGAGTGGGAGGAGCAGCTGTAGATATCCCTTCACACCATCTCAATGGCAGGAGCTGGAGCACCAGGCTCTGATCTTCAAGTATATGGCCTCAGGAATCCCCATCCCCTCCGACCTCATCCTCCCCTTAAGGAGGAGCTACCTGCTGGACTCCACCATCACCTCCCCAACTCTGGGCTTCCCTCCCCAGCCTTCAA tgagctggggCTGGAACCAGGTGGGGTTTGGCAGGAAGGCAGATGACCCAGAGCCAGGGAGGTGCAGGAGAACAGATGGGAAGAAATGGAGGTGTGCCAAAGAGGCCTACCCAGACTCCAAATACTGTGAGAGGCACATGCACAGAGGCAAGAACCGTTCAAGAAAGCCTGTGGAAATGTCCTTGGCCACCACCCTCCCCTCTTCCACCACTTCTtccacctcctccacctcccacaACCCCTCCCCCTAcccccctcctctctccatCTCCACCCCCGACTCTTACCACCTTCTGTATCCCTACCACTCCTCTTCCCGGCCACCTGGTGTTGGCCTCAGCACTCCCCACTTCAATCTGGACGCACCAACCTACACCCAACCTGACAAAGACTACAG GTATTGTCATGGAATGAAGGATGTGGATGAGTACAGCTTCTTTTCAGAGGCCTCAGGAAGTGAGAGGGAGAGCTCATGGCAGTTCAGGCCACTAGGAATGAGTTTACTTGGAGAGAGCAAGAAAGGGAGCTCTGCTCTGCAGCAGAGCGCTTACGCTCAGTGCGAGAGGGATGCGGAggagaagcagcagcagcactGCTTTGTTCTGGGAGCTGACTTCAAGCTGGAGAGGCCTGTGAAGGCGGAGAGGGAGCAGGAGGGCCAGAGGCCTCTGCGCCACTTCTTCGATGAGTGGCCGCAGAAGAGCAAAGACTCATGGGTGGATTTGGAACAGGAGAACCCCAACcaggctgctgctgctgcctaCTCGAAGACCCAGCTCTCAATCTCCATTCCCATGTCCCATCACGACTTCCCGGTCACCAGCTGCCGATATCGCAATG ATGACTGA
- the LOC108511209 gene encoding chitin-binding lectin 1-like — translation MELRSFTLTLLLAIFFRPILSAGPSPSPSPPPPDYPPPPPPTLSPPPPPPPTLSPPPPPPPPANPPPPPPPATPPPFPAPRFTPPNRMEPPRFGFGPPPPLWNTRPSPPGSSSSCPSGHRDCHQQRQSVNRESPTRPGLNFGEKLGLIFIGVFVALQVVFGAFLVYIGRN, via the coding sequence ATGGAACTCCGATCCTTTACCCTAACCCTCCTCCTCGCCATCTTCTTCCGCCCCATCCTCTCCGCCGGCCCTTCTCCTTCCCCCTCGCCGCCGCCCCCCGACTACCCTCCGCCTCCCCCTCCCACCCTctctcctccgccgcctccccctcccaccctctctcctccgccgcctcccccTCCACCGGCCAACCCGccgcctccccctccccccgccACCCCGCCGCCTTTCCCCGCTCCCCGCTTCACGCCACCGAATCGGATGGAGCCCCCTCGCTTCGGCTTTGGGCCGCCCCCGCCGCTGTGGAACACCAGGCCGAGCCCACCcgggtcctcctcctcctgccccTCCGGTCACCGTGACTGCCACCAGCAACGTCAGAGCGTGAACCGGGAGTCGCCCACCAGGCCGGGACTCAATTTCGGGGAGAAGCTCGGACTGATCTTTATCGGGGTCTTCGTGGCCCTGCAGGTGGTGTTCGGGGCCTTCCTGGTTTACATAGGACGCAATTGA